The following coding sequences lie in one Mycobacterium sp. Z3061 genomic window:
- a CDS encoding DUF6779 domain-containing protein yields the protein MTVLSRGARVRRGGRRPGWVLLTTLLVLAIAASSALVFTDRVELLKLAVILALWAAVAGAFVSVLYRRQAEADQARARDMKLVYDLQLDREISARREYELTVESQLRRELAAEIRAQAADEIAALRAELSALRTNLEILFDTDLEHRPALETLNREAARALTDRSSGASSNGESPPADWVASDRVTAVRHEEPDEEPLREEEAAIIDVPEEPLLPPRQPANVREYPPPSSVPFQPRHRPPPPPPPPPQPQPQPQFQPPAPRPQPQPAAWQPAPAEGQWLPPGAPGSRWTPADAPAAPPPAEPEGRRRRYRAESDEPEAGALGAAPDEPAPQYGGRRSRSRHSAEYRDFGVGNLARPRDWQPEEAQPPPAPPRLAPAPPAPRHRSAEEPVESQDEPQSGGQSAADLLARFQVQPSGGGRRRRRDA from the coding sequence ATGACCGTTCTGTCCCGCGGCGCCCGGGTCCGGCGCGGCGGCCGCAGGCCGGGGTGGGTGCTCTTGACGACGTTGCTGGTCCTGGCAATCGCGGCCAGTTCCGCGCTGGTTTTCACCGATCGGGTGGAACTTCTCAAGCTCGCTGTGATCCTGGCGCTGTGGGCTGCCGTGGCCGGCGCCTTCGTGTCGGTGCTGTACCGACGCCAGGCCGAGGCCGACCAGGCGCGGGCCCGGGACATGAAGCTGGTGTACGACCTGCAGCTGGACCGCGAAATCTCGGCACGCCGCGAGTACGAGTTGACGGTGGAGTCGCAGTTGCGCCGCGAGCTGGCCGCGGAGATACGGGCTCAGGCGGCCGACGAGATCGCGGCACTACGGGCGGAACTGTCCGCGTTGCGGACCAACCTGGAGATCTTGTTCGACACCGACCTCGAACACCGTCCGGCCCTCGAGACCCTGAACAGGGAAGCGGCGCGCGCGTTGACCGATCGGTCGTCCGGCGCCTCGTCCAACGGCGAGAGCCCGCCCGCCGACTGGGTGGCCAGCGATAGGGTGACCGCCGTCCGCCACGAAGAACCGGACGAGGAGCCCTTGCGCGAGGAGGAAGCCGCGATCATCGACGTTCCCGAGGAACCGTTGTTGCCGCCGCGGCAGCCCGCCAACGTCCGGGAGTACCCGCCGCCGTCGTCCGTGCCGTTCCAGCCGCGGCACCGGCCTCCGCCCCCACCCCCGCCGCCACCGCAACCCCAGCCCCAACCGCAGTTCCAGCCGCCGGCGCCTCGTCCTCAGCCCCAGCCGGCAGCCTGGCAGCCTGCGCCCGCCGAGGGTCAGTGGCTGCCTCCGGGCGCGCCCGGCAGCCGCTGGACGCCGGCAGATGCTCCCGCAGCCCCGCCCCCCGCCGAGCCGGAAGGCCGTAGAAGGCGTTACCGGGCCGAGTCCGACGAGCCGGAGGCCGGCGCCCTCGGGGCCGCTCCCGACGAGCCCGCGCCGCAGTACGGCGGCCGCCGTTCGCGGTCCCGGCATTCCGCGGAGTACCGGGACTTCGGTGTCGGCAATCTCGCGCGTCCCCGGGACTGGCAGCCCGAAGAGGCGCAGCCGCCACCCGCGCCGCCCAGGCTTGCTCCCGCACCGCCGGCCCCCCGGCATCGCAGTGCCGAGGAACCGGTCGAGAGCCAGGACGAGCCACAAAGCGGTGGTCAGTCGGCTGCCGACCTCCTGGCGAGGTTCCAGGTGCAGCCGAGCGGAGGCGGCCGGCGACGCCGGCGTGACGCCTGA
- the folK gene encoding 2-amino-4-hydroxy-6-hydroxymethyldihydropteridine diphosphokinase, protein MTRVVLSIGSNLGDRLANLQSAVDGLGDTVRAVSSVYETDPWGGVDQEPFLNAVLIAEDPDRDAHAWLRRAREIEQAAGRVRELRWGPRTLDVDLVACYETQGQITVDDHELTLPHPRAHLRAFVLVPWLDVDPNAELSRPVRDLLADLDGDATGVRPTALALGT, encoded by the coding sequence ATGACACGCGTCGTGCTGTCCATCGGCTCCAACCTGGGTGATCGCCTCGCCAATCTGCAGTCGGCCGTCGACGGACTCGGCGACACGGTCCGCGCGGTGTCGTCCGTCTACGAGACCGACCCCTGGGGCGGCGTGGACCAGGAACCGTTCCTCAACGCCGTATTGATCGCCGAGGACCCCGACCGTGACGCACATGCCTGGTTACGCCGGGCTCGCGAGATCGAGCAGGCCGCCGGGCGGGTGCGGGAGTTGCGCTGGGGGCCGCGCACTCTCGACGTCGACCTGGTCGCCTGTTACGAAACGCAGGGGCAGATCACCGTCGACGACCACGAGCTGACATTGCCGCACCCGAGGGCCCATCTGCGGGCATTCGTGCTGGTGCCATGGCTGGACGTGGATCCGAACGCCGAACTCTCCCGGCCCGTACGGGACCTGCTCGCCGATCTGGACGGCGACGCTACCGGCGTGCGCCCGACCGCTCTGGCGCTGGGCACCTGA
- a CDS encoding LLM class flavin-dependent oxidoreductase — MSAPMRFGVFITPFHPTGQSPTVALEYDMERVVALDRLGYDEAWFGEHHSGGYELISCPEVFIAAAAERTKHIRLGTGVVSLPYHHPLMVADRWVLLDHLTRGRVMFGTGPGALPSDAYMMGIDPVDQRRMMQESLEAILALFRAAPEERIDRHTEWFTLRDAQLHIRPYTWPYPEISTAAMISPSGPRLAGALGTSLLSLSMSVPGGFAALENTWDVVCEQAAKAGRAVPDRTDWRVLSIMHIADTRDQAIEDCTYGLLDFAKYFGAAGFVPLSNTVEGAQSPREFVEDYAAKGNCCIGTPEDAIAHIEGLLERSGGFGTLLLLGHDWASPQATFHSYDLFARKVIPHFKGQLEAPRTSHEWAKDKREELIGRAGQAVVQAITQHVAEHDGAGN, encoded by the coding sequence GTGAGTGCACCAATGCGATTCGGCGTCTTCATCACGCCGTTTCACCCCACCGGACAATCTCCGACGGTGGCGCTGGAATACGACATGGAGCGGGTCGTCGCATTGGATCGCCTGGGCTACGACGAGGCGTGGTTCGGCGAACACCATTCCGGCGGCTACGAATTGATCTCCTGCCCAGAGGTTTTCATCGCCGCCGCCGCGGAACGCACCAAGCACATCCGGCTGGGCACCGGCGTGGTGTCCCTGCCGTATCACCACCCGCTGATGGTCGCCGATCGCTGGGTACTGCTGGATCATCTGACCCGGGGCCGCGTCATGTTCGGCACCGGCCCGGGCGCGTTGCCGTCCGATGCCTACATGATGGGCATCGATCCGGTTGACCAGCGCCGGATGATGCAGGAGTCCCTGGAGGCGATTCTGGCATTGTTCCGCGCTGCACCCGAGGAACGCATCGACCGCCACACCGAATGGTTCACCCTGCGCGACGCCCAGCTGCACATCCGCCCCTACACCTGGCCCTATCCCGAGATATCAACGGCCGCAATGATTTCACCGTCCGGACCGCGGCTGGCCGGAGCACTGGGGACCTCACTGCTTTCGCTGTCGATGTCGGTGCCCGGTGGTTTCGCGGCGCTGGAGAACACCTGGGACGTGGTCTGCGAGCAGGCCGCCAAAGCGGGACGTGCTGTGCCCGACCGCACCGACTGGCGGGTTCTGAGCATCATGCACATCGCCGACACGCGCGATCAGGCGATCGAAGACTGCACCTACGGGTTGCTGGATTTTGCCAAATACTTCGGAGCCGCAGGCTTCGTGCCACTGTCCAACACCGTGGAAGGCGCCCAGTCGCCGCGCGAGTTCGTCGAAGATTATGCGGCCAAAGGTAATTGCTGCATCGGAACCCCCGAGGACGCGATCGCACATATCGAGGGTCTGCTGGAACGCTCCGGCGGCTTCGGCACCCTGCTGTTGCTCGGTCACGACTGGGCATCGCCACAGGCAACCTTCCACTCCTATGATCTGTTCGCCCGCAAGGTCATTCCCCACTTCAAGGGTCAACTCGAGGCACCCCGCACCTCGCATGAATGGGCTAAGGACAAACGAGAGGAGTTGATCGGGCGCGCCGGCCAGGCCGTCGTGCAGGCGATCACCCAGCATGTCGCCGAACACGACGGGGCGGGCAACTGA
- the folP gene encoding dihydropteroate synthase, whose translation MSPAPVQVMGVLNVTDDSFSDGGRYLDPDGAVEHGLALAAEGADIIDVGGESTRPGATRVDPEVETARIVPVVKSLAAQGITVSIDTMHARVAQAALANGAQIVNDVSGGRADPAMAPLLAEAGVPWVLMHWRPVSADHPHRVPDYGDVVADVRADLLASVDHAVAAGVDPNNLVIDPGLGFAKTGQHNWALLHGLPTLVATGLPVLLGASRKRFLGTLLAAPDGTPRPADGRETATAVISALAVLHGVWGVRVHDVRASVDARKVVEAWQGGEGTITGG comes from the coding sequence GTGAGTCCGGCACCCGTGCAGGTGATGGGGGTGCTGAACGTCACGGACGACTCGTTCTCCGACGGCGGACGCTACCTCGATCCCGACGGCGCCGTCGAACACGGTCTGGCACTGGCCGCAGAAGGCGCGGACATCATCGACGTCGGGGGAGAGTCGACCCGGCCCGGCGCGACTCGGGTAGATCCCGAGGTGGAGACCGCCCGCATCGTTCCTGTCGTGAAAAGCCTTGCAGCGCAAGGGATCACCGTCAGCATCGACACCATGCACGCGCGGGTGGCGCAGGCGGCGCTGGCGAACGGTGCGCAGATCGTCAACGACGTTTCCGGCGGCAGGGCCGACCCGGCCATGGCCCCGCTGCTGGCCGAGGCCGGTGTGCCATGGGTGCTGATGCACTGGCGGCCAGTATCGGCGGACCACCCACACCGGGTGCCGGACTACGGGGACGTGGTGGCCGACGTCCGCGCCGACCTGCTCGCCAGTGTGGACCACGCGGTGGCGGCGGGTGTCGACCCGAATAACCTCGTGATCGACCCCGGGTTGGGTTTCGCCAAGACGGGACAACACAATTGGGCGCTCCTGCACGGTCTGCCGACGTTGGTGGCCACCGGGCTTCCGGTGTTGCTCGGCGCGTCCCGCAAACGGTTCCTCGGCACGTTACTGGCCGCGCCCGACGGCACACCGCGACCGGCCGACGGCCGGGAGACGGCGACGGCGGTGATTTCCGCACTGGCGGTGTTGCACGGGGTCTGGGGTGTGCGGGTGCACGACGTGCGGGCGTCGGTCGACGCCCGCAAGGTTGTCGAGGCCTGGCAGGGTGGGGAAGGGACGATAACCGGTGGCTGA
- a CDS encoding zinc-binding dehydrogenase: MRASVLRDGRMVYRDDVPDPVPGPGQVLVGVRCCGICGSELHFATHGADVVSLSNQLARGRGGMDLDLGQDVFMGHEFSAEVLEAGPDTETHPPGTLVTSIPVVLSEKGIEPIVFSNTTLGGYAERMLLSAPLLLPIPNGLDPRHAALAEPMAVGLHAVNKSGIATDETALVIGCGPIGIAIIAALRVRGVETIVASDFSSTRRELAVKMGAHRTVDPAQESPFDTIKARVVFEAVGVPGIIDDIMQRARSGTRLVVAGVCMQPDTVHPFFGIAKEINLQFVNAYTPEEFADSLRAIAEGHIDVAPMITGEVDLTGVGAAFDDLADPERHCKILVTP; the protein is encoded by the coding sequence ATGCGTGCGTCGGTTTTGCGCGACGGGCGAATGGTCTACCGGGACGACGTGCCGGACCCGGTACCCGGGCCCGGGCAGGTGCTCGTCGGGGTGCGGTGTTGCGGAATCTGCGGCTCGGAACTGCATTTCGCGACACACGGCGCCGACGTTGTGTCGCTGAGCAATCAGCTCGCCCGCGGGCGGGGTGGCATGGACCTGGATCTCGGTCAAGACGTCTTCATGGGTCATGAGTTCAGCGCCGAGGTACTCGAAGCAGGACCCGATACCGAGACCCATCCACCCGGGACCCTGGTGACTTCGATCCCGGTGGTGTTGTCCGAGAAGGGTATTGAGCCCATTGTCTTCAGCAACACCACGCTCGGCGGCTATGCCGAGCGGATGTTGCTGTCGGCCCCGCTACTGCTCCCTATTCCCAACGGCCTGGACCCCAGGCACGCCGCACTGGCCGAGCCGATGGCGGTGGGATTGCATGCGGTGAACAAGTCCGGCATCGCGACCGACGAGACCGCCCTGGTGATCGGCTGTGGGCCGATCGGCATCGCGATCATCGCAGCGCTGCGGGTACGCGGCGTCGAAACCATTGTGGCATCGGACTTCTCTTCGACGCGCCGCGAGCTGGCGGTGAAAATGGGTGCTCACCGGACGGTGGACCCGGCGCAGGAATCGCCGTTCGACACAATCAAGGCGCGCGTGGTCTTCGAGGCGGTCGGGGTACCCGGCATCATCGACGACATCATGCAGCGGGCGCGTAGCGGTACCCGACTGGTGGTGGCGGGCGTATGCATGCAGCCCGACACCGTGCACCCGTTCTTCGGCATCGCAAAAGAGATCAACCTGCAGTTCGTCAACGCCTACACACCGGAAGAGTTCGCCGACTCGTTGCGCGCGATCGCCGAGGGCCATATCGATGTCGCGCCGATGATCACCGGTGAGGTGGACCTGACGGGGGTAGGGGCGGCCTTCGACGATCTCGCAGATCCGGAGCGGCACTGCAAGATTCTGGTCACGCCGTAG
- the ftsH gene encoding ATP-dependent zinc metalloprotease FtsH, giving the protein MNRRNVIRTVTAVAVLVLLGWSFFYFSDDTRGYKPVDTSVAMTQINSDNVKSAQIDDREQQLRLTLKKGNNDTENSDKVITKYPTGYGVDLFKALTAKNAKVSTVVNEGSLIGELLVYVLPLLLLVGLFVMFSRMQGGARMGFGFGKSRAKQLSKDMPKTTFADVAGVDEAVEELYEIKDFLQNPSRYQALGAKIPKGVLLYGPPGTGKTLLARAVAGEAGVPFFTISGSDFVEMFVGVGASRVRDLFEQAKQNSPCIIFVDEIDAVGRQRGAGLGGGHDEREQTLNQLLVEMDGFGDRAGVILIAATNRPDILDPALLRPGRFDRQIPVTNPDLAGRRAVLRVHSKGKPIGPDADLDGLAKRTVGMTGADLANVINEAALLTARENGTVITGPALEEAVDRVIGGPRRKGRIISEQEKKITAYHEGGHTLAAWAMPDIDPVYKVTILARGRTGGHAVAVPEEDKGLRTRSEMIAQLVFAMGGRAAEELVFREPTTGAVSDIEQATKIARAMVTEYGMSARLGAVKYGTEHGDPFLGRSMGTQSDYSHEVAREIDEEVRKLIEAAHTEAWEILTEYRDVLDTLAGELLEKETLHRPELEAIFGDVEKRPRLTMFDDFGGRIPSDKPPIKTPGELAIERGEPWPQPVPEPAFKVAIARASKAAEEAEAEKGNGGGNGANGSHATTQPDYGAPAGWHAPGWPPPSSSRPQPAPGYPNPDESDAEEPSGQLDKDVTRSNPPAHG; this is encoded by the coding sequence ATGAACCGTAGAAACGTGATCCGCACCGTTACGGCAGTTGCTGTGCTGGTGCTGCTCGGCTGGTCGTTCTTTTACTTCAGCGATGACACCCGCGGTTACAAACCCGTCGACACCTCGGTGGCGATGACCCAGATCAACAGCGACAACGTCAAGAGCGCGCAGATCGACGACCGCGAACAGCAGCTGCGGTTGACCCTGAAGAAGGGCAACAACGACACCGAGAACTCCGACAAGGTCATCACCAAGTACCCGACGGGTTACGGTGTCGACCTCTTCAAGGCGCTGACCGCGAAGAACGCCAAGGTCAGCACAGTGGTCAACGAAGGCAGCCTGATCGGCGAACTGCTTGTCTACGTGCTGCCGTTGCTGCTGCTGGTCGGCCTCTTCGTGATGTTCTCCCGGATGCAGGGCGGCGCCCGGATGGGCTTCGGCTTCGGTAAGTCGCGCGCCAAACAACTGTCCAAGGACATGCCCAAGACCACCTTTGCCGACGTCGCCGGCGTCGACGAGGCGGTCGAAGAGCTCTACGAGATCAAGGACTTCCTGCAGAACCCGTCGCGGTACCAGGCCCTCGGCGCCAAGATCCCCAAAGGGGTGCTGCTCTACGGCCCGCCCGGTACCGGCAAGACGCTGCTGGCCCGCGCCGTGGCCGGCGAAGCGGGCGTGCCGTTCTTCACCATCTCCGGCTCCGACTTCGTCGAGATGTTCGTCGGCGTGGGCGCATCGCGCGTCCGGGACCTTTTCGAGCAGGCAAAACAAAACAGCCCGTGCATCATCTTCGTCGACGAGATCGACGCGGTGGGCCGCCAGCGCGGCGCCGGTCTGGGTGGCGGTCACGACGAGCGCGAACAGACCCTGAACCAGCTGCTGGTCGAGATGGACGGCTTCGGTGACCGCGCCGGCGTCATCCTCATCGCGGCCACCAACCGGCCGGACATCCTGGACCCCGCGCTGTTGCGCCCCGGCCGCTTCGACCGCCAGATCCCGGTGACCAACCCGGACCTGGCGGGTCGCCGCGCCGTCCTGCGGGTGCACTCCAAGGGCAAGCCGATCGGTCCGGACGCCGACCTGGACGGGCTGGCCAAGCGCACCGTCGGCATGACCGGTGCCGACCTGGCCAACGTCATCAACGAGGCGGCACTGCTGACCGCGCGGGAGAACGGCACGGTCATCACCGGCCCGGCGCTGGAAGAGGCGGTCGACCGGGTCATCGGCGGCCCCCGCCGCAAGGGCCGCATCATCAGCGAGCAAGAGAAGAAGATCACCGCCTACCACGAGGGCGGGCACACCCTGGCGGCCTGGGCGATGCCGGACATCGACCCGGTCTACAAGGTGACGATCCTGGCCCGGGGCCGCACCGGTGGCCACGCGGTCGCCGTGCCCGAGGAGGACAAAGGGCTGCGGACCCGCTCGGAGATGATCGCACAGCTCGTCTTCGCGATGGGCGGGCGCGCGGCGGAGGAACTGGTGTTCCGCGAGCCGACCACGGGCGCGGTGTCCGACATCGAGCAGGCCACCAAGATCGCCCGGGCGATGGTCACCGAGTACGGCATGAGTGCCCGCCTGGGCGCGGTCAAATACGGCACCGAGCACGGTGACCCGTTCCTGGGCCGCTCGATGGGCACCCAGTCGGACTACTCGCACGAGGTCGCCCGCGAGATCGACGAGGAGGTGCGCAAGCTCATCGAGGCCGCGCACACCGAAGCCTGGGAGATCCTCACCGAATACCGCGATGTGCTCGACACCCTGGCCGGAGAGCTGCTGGAAAAGGAAACGCTGCACCGGCCCGAGCTGGAGGCGATCTTCGGCGACGTCGAAAAGCGTCCGCGGCTCACCATGTTCGACGACTTCGGTGGCCGCATCCCCTCGGACAAGCCGCCGATCAAGACGCCCGGCGAGCTGGCGATCGAGCGCGGCGAACCGTGGCCGCAACCTGTGCCGGAGCCGGCCTTCAAAGTGGCGATCGCCCGCGCCAGCAAGGCGGCCGAAGAGGCCGAGGCGGAAAAGGGCAACGGCGGCGGTAACGGGGCCAACGGATCGCACGCCACCACCCAGCCCGACTACGGGGCTCCGGCCGGGTGGCATGCACCCGGATGGCCGCCGCCGTCATCCAGTCGGCCGCAGCCTGCGCCCGGTTATCCCAACCCGGATGAGTCCGACGCCGAGGAGCCTTCCGGTCAGCTGGACAAGGATGTGACTCGGTCCAACCCACCTGCTCACGGCTGA
- a CDS encoding DUF3180 domain-containing protein, producing the protein MGPTRKRDLTVVVLGAAFVGYLLITVLYRYFPPITVWSGVSLLVVAVAEALWARTVRAKINEGEIGDAPGWLHPLAVARSLMVAKASAWVGAVMLGWWVGVLVYFLPRRSWMRAAAEDTGGAVVAAVSALALVVAAMWLQHCCKSPPQDSGEPGEGAET; encoded by the coding sequence ATGGGCCCGACCCGCAAACGCGACCTCACGGTGGTGGTACTCGGCGCTGCGTTCGTGGGCTATCTGCTGATCACCGTGTTGTACCGGTACTTTCCGCCGATCACCGTGTGGAGCGGAGTTTCGTTGCTGGTGGTGGCCGTCGCGGAGGCGCTGTGGGCGCGCACCGTGCGCGCCAAGATCAACGAAGGCGAGATCGGCGACGCACCCGGCTGGCTGCATCCGCTCGCGGTGGCGCGCAGCCTGATGGTCGCCAAGGCCTCGGCCTGGGTGGGTGCGGTGATGCTCGGGTGGTGGGTAGGGGTGCTGGTGTACTTCCTGCCGCGACGGTCCTGGATGCGAGCTGCCGCCGAGGACACCGGCGGCGCGGTCGTGGCGGCGGTCAGCGCGCTGGCGCTGGTGGTCGCGGCGATGTGGCTACAGCATTGCTGCAAGTCACCTCCGCAGGATTCCGGTGAGCCCGGCGAGGGGGCGGAGACCTAG
- a CDS encoding alpha/beta hydrolase yields the protein MGSSTERLVDTNGVRLRVVEAGDRGAPVVVLCHGFPELAYSWRHQIPVLADAGYHVLAPDQRGYGGSSCPDAIEAYDIHQLTADIAGLLDDVGAERAAWIGHDWGAMVVWNAGLLHPDRVAAVAALSVPPVPRAKRPVTVALRRTFGDNFFYILYFQEPGVADAELNGDPARVMRRMMGSLQLTGDQGAALRMVAPGPEGFIDRLPEPEGLPDWISQDEIDHYVAEFTRTGFTGGLNWYRNMDRNWETTPELDGAKITAPCLFIGGTADPVLAFTRSDRAAEVVSGPYRELMIDGAGHWLQQERPDEVNSALLEFLKGVEW from the coding sequence ATGGGCTCATCAACCGAACGGTTAGTTGACACCAACGGCGTGCGGTTGCGAGTGGTTGAGGCAGGCGATCGCGGCGCGCCTGTCGTGGTGCTGTGCCACGGCTTTCCCGAGCTGGCGTACTCATGGCGGCACCAGATCCCGGTACTCGCCGATGCCGGCTACCACGTGCTCGCGCCCGATCAGCGAGGCTATGGCGGTTCGTCGTGCCCGGACGCGATCGAGGCCTACGACATCCACCAGCTGACGGCTGACATCGCGGGCCTGCTCGACGACGTCGGCGCCGAACGCGCGGCATGGATCGGTCACGACTGGGGCGCCATGGTGGTGTGGAACGCCGGCCTCCTGCACCCCGATCGGGTCGCCGCGGTGGCGGCATTGAGTGTGCCCCCGGTCCCCCGCGCGAAGCGGCCCGTGACCGTGGCCCTGCGGCGCACCTTCGGCGACAACTTCTTCTACATCCTGTACTTCCAGGAACCCGGAGTCGCCGACGCCGAACTCAATGGCGACCCCGCCCGAGTGATGCGCCGGATGATGGGCAGTTTGCAGTTGACGGGCGACCAGGGTGCGGCACTGCGCATGGTCGCACCCGGACCGGAAGGTTTCATCGACCGGCTCCCGGAACCCGAAGGACTGCCCGATTGGATCAGCCAGGACGAAATCGACCACTACGTCGCTGAATTCACTCGCACCGGCTTCACGGGCGGTCTCAACTGGTACCGCAACATGGACCGCAACTGGGAGACGACCCCGGAACTCGACGGCGCGAAGATCACGGCGCCGTGCCTGTTCATCGGCGGCACCGCAGATCCGGTACTGGCATTCACTCGCAGCGACCGCGCCGCAGAGGTGGTCAGCGGCCCCTACCGCGAGCTCATGATCGACGGCGCTGGGCACTGGTTGCAACAGGAGCGACCCGACGAAGTGAACTCCGCCTTGCTGGAATTCCTCAAAGGAGTGGAATGGTGA
- the folB gene encoding dihydroneopterin aldolase, which yields MADRIELRGLKIRGRHGVFEHERRDGQDFVVDITVWIDLAGAAASDELADTYDYGALAQLAADIVGGTPRNLIETVGAEIAERVISDERVHAVEVTVHKPQAPIPQEFDDVAVVTRRSRHGGRGSVIPAGSVV from the coding sequence GTGGCTGACCGAATCGAGTTGCGAGGTCTCAAGATTCGGGGCCGCCACGGCGTGTTCGAGCACGAGCGGCGCGACGGTCAGGACTTCGTCGTCGACATCACGGTATGGATCGATCTGGCCGGTGCCGCGGCCAGCGATGAACTGGCCGACACCTACGATTACGGCGCGCTGGCGCAGTTGGCCGCCGATATCGTCGGCGGGACGCCGCGAAATCTGATCGAAACGGTCGGGGCCGAGATCGCCGAACGGGTGATCAGCGACGAGCGGGTCCACGCGGTCGAGGTGACGGTGCACAAGCCCCAGGCGCCCATTCCGCAGGAATTCGACGACGTGGCCGTAGTGACCAGGCGGTCCCGGCACGGCGGTCGCGGATCGGTCATTCCGGCGGGCTCGGTCGTATGA
- the folE gene encoding GTP cyclohydrolase I FolE: MTQLESRETGARPFDQARAEAAVRELLIALGEDPDRHGLRDTPARVVRAYREIFAGLYTEPTSVLNAMFDENHDELVLVKGIPMYSTCEHHLVAFHGVAHVGYIPGVDGRVTGLSKIARLVDLYAKRPQVQERLTSQIADALVQKLDPRGVIVVIEAEHLCMAMRGVRKPGATTTTSAVRGQFKSDAASRAEALDLILRK, translated from the coding sequence ATGACGCAGCTGGAATCCAGAGAAACCGGTGCCAGGCCGTTCGACCAGGCCCGCGCCGAGGCGGCGGTGCGCGAACTGCTGATCGCGCTCGGCGAGGACCCCGACCGACACGGTCTGCGCGACACTCCGGCTCGGGTGGTGCGTGCCTACCGGGAGATCTTCGCCGGGCTCTACACCGAGCCCACCTCGGTGCTCAACGCGATGTTCGACGAGAATCACGACGAGTTGGTGCTCGTCAAAGGGATACCGATGTACTCCACCTGCGAGCACCATCTGGTGGCTTTCCACGGGGTGGCCCATGTCGGTTACATCCCTGGTGTGGACGGCAGGGTGACCGGCCTGTCGAAGATCGCTCGGCTGGTCGACCTCTACGCCAAGCGTCCGCAGGTGCAGGAGCGGCTCACCAGCCAGATCGCCGACGCCCTGGTGCAGAAGCTGGATCCGCGCGGGGTCATCGTGGTGATCGAGGCCGAACACCTGTGCATGGCGATGCGCGGGGTCCGCAAGCCGGGCGCCACCACGACCACGTCTGCGGTGCGCGGTCAGTTCAAGTCCGACGCGGCCTCCCGGGCTGAAGCGCTCGATCTCATTCTGCGTAAGTGA
- a CDS encoding VOC family protein: MRLDHVVLWTKDPATAMDFYTRVIGLAPVRFEEFLAGEAPFPSVRVCEDAIIDLLPSEGAAGTEAMTKVQGSAGHPVNHVCLAMTKDEYDALDRRLQAEGVDTGARLNHSFGARGWAPQGYYFPDPDGNVVEARYYE, encoded by the coding sequence ATGCGGCTGGACCATGTGGTGCTGTGGACAAAGGATCCCGCCACGGCCATGGACTTCTACACCAGGGTGATCGGGCTCGCGCCGGTGCGCTTCGAGGAATTCCTTGCCGGCGAGGCCCCATTTCCCAGCGTGCGGGTATGCGAGGACGCCATCATCGACCTACTGCCGTCCGAAGGCGCCGCGGGAACCGAGGCCATGACGAAAGTGCAGGGCAGTGCGGGTCATCCGGTCAATCACGTATGCCTGGCCATGACCAAGGACGAGTACGACGCGCTGGATCGTCGCCTGCAGGCCGAGGGCGTGGACACCGGCGCGCGGCTCAACCACAGCTTCGGGGCGCGCGGCTGGGCACCGCAGGGTTATTACTTCCCGGACCCCGACGGCAACGTGGTTGAGGCGCGCTACTACGAGTAG